Within the Rosa rugosa chromosome 2, drRosRugo1.1, whole genome shotgun sequence genome, the region ttcacacccaaaatggtctcgcagaagctgccattaaaagacttcaaatggtcgctagagcattggttatgcgcaccaatctcccggTTTCTGCTTGGgactatgcaatattgcatgcagctgtgctcattcgtctgaggcctactgccactcaaccattttctgcgtcccagatggttactggatatgagcctgatgtctcacacttacgcatattttggtgtacagtttatgtgccaattgcgccgccacagcgcacaaaaatgggtcctcaaagacgattagacatttatgttggatatgattctccaaccattatccgctacttagaacccttgacaggcgatctatttaccgctagatttgcagattgtcactttgatgggacagtcttcccgtcgttagggggagataggaacaataatgttcaacaggaacgacaggaattgtcgtggtctgtccccactttgtctcatcttgatccccgaaccgtacagtccgaaattgaagtgcggagaattctcgatcttcagaacgtagcagattctatgcctgatgcgttttctgatatcgctaaagtgacaagatcacatatacctgctgcaaacgtgcctgcaaggattgatgtccctaaaaatcatgGACATGGCACCACCCCTAGGGGTGTTGGGCATGGCGCCGCCACCACTAATAGTGATGGCAATGTGGCTCAGGCCGGGCTCCCAGCAAGGAAAcgtgggaggcccaaaggttcgataGATTCTCGCCtgagaaagaaagcgagtttggcacagaaagatccattaatcattgacataaataacccgtctcatgaagatattccggattatggttatgtccaagagacatcattgggggacgctccaatgttagaACTAATTCTAGggaatagggagatctccatgaattatactagtgtacatgagacgttgaatcgagattctattatccttgatgatgtgtttgcatattctattgctcaatgaattatagaacacgatgatatcgaacctcgctccgttgaagaatgtcaacgaagagtaGACTGGCCTAAATAGAaaaatgcgatccaggttgaattggattcactaacaaagagacaggtatttgggcctataacgctgacacccccaagtataaagcatgttggccataaatgggtctttgttagaaagcgtaatgagaaaaatgaggttgttagatacaaagcccgccttgtggcgcaaggtttcttaCAAcgtcctggaatcgactacgaggagacatattctcccgtaatggacgttataacgttccgctaccttgtcagtttggtagtttccgaaaaacttgacatgcagcttatggatgtggttacagcatatctctatggggatctagattcagagatatatatgaaggttccagatagacttcaattacccaagtcaagtggctgtaaaccacggagcacgttttcaataagattgagacgctcactatatggattgaaacaatccggacggatgtggtataaccgtctaagtgactacttgattaggaagggatatgagaacaatgaaatatgcccatgcgtgtttataaaaaggataagttccggatttgcaattgtagcagtttatgtcgatgacatgaacctaattggaactctagatgagttaaaggaaactgctaagtacttgaaatccgaatttgagatgaaagatcttgaatttgagatgaaagatcttgggaaaacacggttttgcctcggactagaactcgagcaccgtagtgatgggattatgatccatcagtcagcatatactcaaaaattattaaggcgctttaatgaagataaagcaaagcctgtgagtactcccatgatcggtcgtagtcttgagcttgaaaaagatccgtttcgtccaagggatgaggacgaagacttattagaggctgaagtgccctatctaagtgcaataggagcattattgtacttagctcaatgcacaaaaccggacatctcattcgcagtgaacttgttagctcgacacagttctgcgccaacacgccgccattggattggcataacaatctttcgatacttgagaggtacgattgatataggcttgttctatccctacagagaaaaaagaaataacggaagtgtgggatcggactccacaaggcaaaacgccacctttcgtgctcctcctcccctccatcaaaatgacaacgatgtcttgatgggttttgctgatgcagggtatctctctgaccctcacaaaggtcgctcccaaacgggttatgtctttaccatgggaagcactgcgatatcttggaggtctacaaagcagacccttgttgctacttcctcaaatcatgcagagattatcgctctacatgaagccgtgtgagaatgcatatggctaaggtttgtagttagacacattcgaggaacttgtggtttgaagtctaccacagatgaacctacatgcatttatgaagataatgcagcttgtattgagcaaatgaagttaggtttcatcaagggcgacaacaccaagcatatatcgcctaagttcttttacaatcagcaacaacaaacacttctatatattgaagtgaatcaaatccgttcagaggataatgtagcggacttgtttaccaagtcgttacctaaatccacattcgagaaacatgtgaagagcatcagattaagaaagttatccgaactcccataattgtagaaatcagggggagaccttgacatcagggggaggtatgatgtctatatatatgttcgatctcgaagagtgaaggacgtgttgtgctctttttgccattcgaccagggttatttttgtcccacaaggtttttgttacctggcaaagTTTTTAGTGGGGCAACGATCAAAGAGTCATCAtcgagtttgagcggcacaagggggagtgttgaaggatgtcgactactccacattcacgcgcgttgtgctctttttctcattctcctttgaccaaggttattttttcccacagggtttttattacttggcaaggtttttgacgaggcaacttagaagcgcatagcagaggcaacactattgacatggaatatcgggagtgttgtaaatgataatgactattcatgcaataagtattgcttaatgtatgcgattgacatactttaatgtgcgattgacagactcgtaatgtatgcgattgacagactcgtaatgtataTATGCGATTAACAGACTcataatgtatgcgattgacagactcgtaatgtatgcgagtgattagtatagctattatgtattgccttttgtatacatgatgtaaccctatataaacctcatggtgagatgaatacaatacaatacaatttttccaattctctacaacaaaaCCATGATAATCCTTTCATCACCTATACGTTTTGCGCATGGTTAAAATTCATCTCAATTTTAAGGCTTCGAGACGGTtgtctcactttttttttttttactgatttATTGAATCATGAATCAAAACAACGACAAAGGAAACAAAGAGGCCAAGCAACAGAACTGCTGGTCcttgaaagaaaaaagtaaCAGCTAAAAGATTGAGCAATACAATAGCTaacaaattttttaattttggaGACAAGAATTTCTCGTCTACAGAGTATATATTGGTCATAACTCATAACATGTCTCGGTTTTAATTAGCGCAAAATCAATATTCTTTCTAACTTAATCTCATTTGACACTAGGTGTGAAGTGTAGGATTTCTATCTCAAAAGATTTAATTAGTTGCTTCTGTTAGTAACGAATCATGTACTTGTATGTATATCTTAGACTATTGTTTCGCAATTTTCTAAGACAGGAGgtaaaacaaaatcaacaaggTATGATTAAGTAGGTAAGCATGTAAGTATGTAACCCAATAAGCTGAGCCtagaaattggaaaatgaagatCCTGCTCAAATACTATGTCAGCAAACAGCAAACCAGCTTGACCCACCAACATTCCCGATTAGATGTAAGGTTTGAGAAATCGTAACGCTATTAGCAGAGAACCACTTACTTTCATATCGTAAAATATTATGTGGttttgttttaaagaaaaaaaatagactGTTTCATTGCAAAACATATCCAAATTTCGAAAACACCCGTATCCTAGGCTCAAAATCTTATTTTAAAAAACAGATTTTCTAGAAAAGAAATCTATTcaacatgaagaagaagaagaaaaataaacttATAATAATGTAAACCATGGCCTGTCTGATAAGTTGTTAGGGGGCattgtttaattaattgataGGAAGAGGGCTTTGGTGCCCTTGTCCTTCTGTCTATCCATGTATTTGCTCCTTTAGATGTGGACCTTGGTCCATGGTGTTGGGAGCCATTCTGTTCAGATAAGACCCATTCATGCATATATGAAATCTTCAAAAGAATACATACTATAAAACAATAAATGCTCAAAACACTAATATTCAAATGTGAAttttgtccccccccccccccccccccccccccaaaaaaaaaagaacattcaAATGTGAATAGACATAAAGTGTAGGAAAAgatgaggaaaaaaaagaaagaaaaggatgaaTGCGTGATTCTGGTTTTGCAGTTTCAAATCAATTTCCCACAGATTCGACAGTGCGGAGTATAGAAATCTCAAATATGTGAACGGTTAGATTAGTCTGCATGCGGTGTGCTCTACACATTGTATCAATCGACACACCATATTTCTGAACTTTCAGTACTCCAAACCGGTTTATTTACGCAAATTCCCCATTTTAAAGCAATCAAGTCTGACTCTTTGAGATGATGAACGGTTTGGAGTCTCATCAACCTGCTTGTATAAACCTAGTTCCACCATGCATGTGCTGCAATTAAAACATTATTAAGTTGTCATTAGCAATTATAGCTGTATACATTAAGTAGCAAGCTGGAAGCAATCACATCTCCTAGTTGTTAAAAATGACAACTCAAAGTCTCAAATAGGCTCAGAGATGTACAAATTCAAGGAGATAACAAACATAAAGCAGATTCTTTACTCGCTTTTGGTACCTGAAAGTTCCTTACAAAGTCCTATAATTTTGTTATATACTCTTTGTGCAAATTGTTAAACATCCGGTCACATCCTAATAGTACACTAGTACAATTTGGTTACATCAACTCTTTTGAGTCTTGTCCTTGGCTTGATTAGAAAGAGAAAAGAGTTACTGGTCGAGAGTAAACGTTGAGTACCATTTTCAGACCTAATGAAGCTGAAGCTGAAGCTGTCTGGAATTCAGGAAATGAATTCACTTCGATTTGTGTAAGGAACCTACATTGATGTAGAGAGTAATTGTGATTCGTAAACAACATGGGATCTGAACTTTACTGGTTTCTTATCATGGCTACTGGTACAAATCAAGTATGCATTTCTTTCTTAATCTGGGGAGAGATAAAATCGAGCATGTTCTGAAAAAGAGCAACCTTTTTTTGGATTGTATATGGTAAGATACTAAGATGTATTATAGAGCATTGTTAGTTGTggtttctcttaaaaaaaacaTGCACTCCAAAGAGTATGTGGAAAAAGAGAAACAACCTCTGATGTTCCAAATTCCCAGTCACTTTgacattacaaaattaaagtaGATAGTAAATTAGGTAAGATAAGAATAAATTAATTAGCTTCCTTCCTCTGCCAATTTGTGCTTCACAATGCGTTTAGTTTTACAAATAAAGACGGTCCTCTGAAGCAAGAACTCGTTCACCAGACACCAGTAGAGATTTAAGAATCCATGTATGCCTTCACGACATCTGCAATCGGAGCTCGACAGATTGGACATTTTCCGCTGTTCCATTGCAAATCATGAGCACACTTGAGACAGGTGCACATGTGTCCACACCTATAAGATATGAAATGATCATATGAAACAAGATCAGTAAAACCAACAAAGTTTTGAAATGATGAAGAATTTGCTTAGCTTCAAAAGCAAGTACCTGTACAAAAGTGAGTCGATTTTTGCTTCATTGCAAATGCGGCAATTGCCTTTCTTTGTTAACCCACTAGAGTTTCTTTTCATCCCCACTTGACCTGTAACATAGTTCCGTAGTTAATTGaaactgaaagagaacaaggaaTGGTGCAAAAACTATGCAGTCACTCACCATTTTTAGAACCGGTATTATAATTTCGAAAGAGAAACTAAAACTGTTCTTAGAGACTGAAAGTGATTCTAAAGGTCAAAAGAAGTACAAGAGTTTATTCTCAAGTACGTGGCTGTAATTTAGGGGAAAACAGAAGAATTCAGCAGAAACCTGAATGAACATCCTGGTTCATGGATTGTTGCACTGTCATTTGCATGTCTACGCAgctctttatttcttttcttagcTCCGACATCTCTTGATAGAGTTGTATCATATGCCCTCTCAAGTCGTATAAGAGCTCCATTTCCTGCAAGATCAATAGCGTTTTCTCGATGGATTGAGTAACTTACTTGAACCATATTCTGAGGTAActttaaagtaaaataaaaatgatAAAACTCACCATTGAAGGATGACTGAGGGAGGGAGAATGCTGCCGGTGATTAGCGTTGTaagatggagatggtgaaaGTTGTGGACTATTTGGATAGTAAGATGGAAAGGATGACCGTTGGTGAGGAGATGGAGAAGTGGCTTGGTCCGAATCATCCCCAACTTCATTATCTTGGTAACTCCATGTTGTAAAGTGAGATGGTGAAGGCTGCAATGATGCACGGTCAAAATAATCACTAGCTTCTTGAAACTGACCACTAATTAGGCTCCTtgattcttcatcatcatcgtagttgtcatcattttcttcttcttcctcttcttctgtcATCCCCTCGTCCTCGTGGTCTTGATGTTCTTGCACCTGTTCTTGGACTTGCACCTGTTCTAGCACTTGTTCTTGGacttggttttgttctagtACCTGTACATGTTCTTTCActttttctgcttcttcttgctcctcctcttcttctgtcATCTCCTCGTCTTCATGGTCTTGATGTTCTCGCACCTGTTCTTGGACTTGCACGTGTTCTAGCACTTGTTCTTGGACTTGGTTTTGTTCTTGTACCTGTACATGTTCTTGcacttcttctgcttcttcagtgCCTGATGCGCTGCTGCGTTGTTGTAAGAAAGACACCATTTGATTCATTCTATCATAGCTGCTCtcgtcatcttcttcttcttgactgACACTATGACATGTTTGTCTTTCTATGCGAGATACCATCAATCTATCTATCCTATCTCGGAAATCACTAGAAAGAAAATTTGATACTGTTCTTCTGCATAGATAAATGGGAAATTCAATTCAGTTAAATGATATGATTGCAATTTTCGGAAGCTAAAAAGCAAAATTAGAGCAATGTCTTTAATTATGAGGCATATATATGAGGtagagaaaacaaaagaaatacagGTGGTACCTTTCAAGGAGTTGGTGTATCTCGCCTTTTTCTGAATTGGAGTTAAGCATCTCTTGGTACCATGATTTCCTAATGTCTTCCCAATAGCTCCGTGGGCGAGAAATCTCACTGATCCAGTCATAATTTGTTTCTCCGTAATACTGGTAATCATCATCATTCTCATCCCAGTCGACCAAGGATGTTGTTGTATCTACTTGTGAGTCAAAGTTTCTAGCCTCTAAACTTGTTCCATGCCATATCGCATTTTCATTCCAACCGTTCAAGGATGAGGTTGTATCTGCAGCTTCATGTGTGTCAAGGTTTCTAGCCTCTGAATTTGTTCCTTTCCATATTTCATTCCCAGTCCCATCCCCACCACTCAAGGGTTTCCTTGTATCTGCACTTTGTTGTGAATCAAGGTATCTAGCCTCTGAACTTGTGGGTTTCCATATTTCATCATCCCCATCGCGACCATTCAAGGATGTTGTTGAATCTACAGTTtcttgtgaatcaaggtttctATCCACTGAACCTTTTCCTTTCCATATCTCATTCTCATTTGAACCATTTATGGGTGTGGTTGGATCAGCAGTTTCTTGCGAACCAAGGTTTCTAGCTACTGAACTTGTGTCTTGCCAGGTGACCTTCGGACTTGGGCTGGCTACTTCACAAAGATCTTCACTAACATTTGGCAAGGTGCTTTGAGAAACTGAACTAGTTTCTTGGAAGCAAACTTCTAAACTGGGGGTCACTTCTTCACAAACATCCTCACTAGCACGCAGTACTGGGGATGTTTTCTGCTGCTCCATATCATTAACTTCTCGATTAGGAAGGCTTTCACTAGGCTTATTGGAGGTGGAGGATTTGTGTAAACTGGGGATAGCTTCTTCACTAGCACGCAGTACTGGGGATGTTTTCTGCTGCTCCATAACATTAACTTCTCGATTAGGAGTGCTTTCACTAGGCTTATTGGAGGTGGAGGATTTCTGTAAACTCTGGGTCGCTTCTTCACAAACATCTTCACTAGCACGCAGTACTGGGGATGCATTCTGCTGCTCCATAACAGTAACTTCTCGATTAGGAGTACTTTCACTAGGCTTATTAGAGGTGGAGGATTTGTGTAAACTGGGGGTCGCTTCTTCACAAACATCTTCACTAGCACGCAGTACTGGGAATGTTTTCTGCTGCTCCATAACATTAACTTCTCGATTAGAAGTGCTTTCACTGGGCTTATTGGAGGTGGAGGATTTGTGTAAACTCTGGGTCGCTTCTTCACTAGCACGCAGTACTGGGGATGCTTTCTGCTGTTCCATAACATTAACTTCTCGATTAGGAGTGCTTTCACTGGGCTTATTGGAGGTGGAGGATTTGTCTACGTTGACACACTGGTTCTTTATGATCTCCTTATGAGGGCTATTTGGATTAGGTGCATCACCCTGCACTACTGAACCCTGCTCAGCACTAGTACGAAATTTCTCCCTGAATTCGAGTAAATAGTCAATGTTAACGAAAGTATCAAGTAACGAACTTTACAGCCCTGTTCAACAAAGACTTGCCAAGATTTACTTTAACCAATATTACACATTACAGTCAATATTGAAGACTGAATCTTACACCCAGATCTGATTAGTCTTTTATGAGTTTAAGTTATCTGATGCAACGGTAAAGTGATGACAACTGAAAAACTTTAACTTTCTGAAGCTTAAACAGGAAGCTTCATTCCACCACTATACCTCATGAATTCTGACCATTTTTGTAAGTTTCTTCAAGCTCtttttccaaaccaaacatttctaAAATCAGACTCGCTTCATTTCCGAGTAATGTGTATTAACCCCATTGAAACTACAGCATAAGTGGTCCTttattctctctttttctttgaactATAACTCAATCCAACTAGGATCATTGAAAGCAAAATTCAACGTCACATTAAACACTACTTATTTAGTTTTAAAAAGCCACCAAATAATTTTATGTTCATTTCAATTCTCTCTTGATCAAAAGTAGCATTTAAGACCTCTACTTCACCTAAACTTGAAAGGTATTCAGTATTCTTTACTAACATGAGCAAAGCTAAAGTGGAAGGAGAAGCCTAGTATTAGAACTAGATTGATATAATGAAATATTAACTAATATATCCCATCTTAATATTTAAACTAATTTCTGATGCAAGTAGAATAAAATTGTACCTGAGATGCATGATGCTAGATCCTTGCGCCGGTTTGTTCACTCGAGATGCTTTTGGCGGAAGTGGTGGCACATCTACACCTGCAAATGCCACACCACGTTGAAGCAATCGAAGCCTAAGTAATGACTGCATATAAACATAAGACAGTATATAAGTCCATGTTTAGGATTCAAATTGCAAGGCAAATCGATAATTAACATTTCTATGGAAAATTTGTGCTATATTGAATGAGAAATGCACCTGAATTCGAGTTCGGCCTCGCTGTGGGAACTTAGAAACTGTTTTGCGGTTTACCAGTGTGTCAAGTTCCCTATGCCTGTCACGCTCCATCTGCATAAGCAAATCGGCAAATGCCTGCCTCCCTCTGATGCGCGGTGAGCTTATAACATGAGAGAGGCCTCTGTGCTCTGCTTGATCAACCCCGGAACACCGATCACGTAACAACTCACGGGGGATATCCCTACATGGCGATCCGTGAGCGCTACTAAACTGCTGATCATGATCATTAGCATTTTCCTCACTCAAAGAGGACGATGGACCCTGTGCAGTCAGTCTTCTAATAATATCCACAACTCGAaccttctctttttctttagaATCTAAATTCCGGCTATTCACAGCAATCCTATCAGAATCTTCAATGTCAGTAACAGTGCCGGCATCATAGCTTTCATCTATAGACTCCCTTGCTTTTTCCATATCCAAAACAGAGTCCCCTGGTTTTTCAATAGAGAAAATAGTATCCCCTGCTTTCTCACCAGGGGACTCTGCCTTTTCTGCTTCAGAAACTCTGGACGGTGAAGCATTGGCAACTATTacattctcattctcatt harbors:
- the LOC133728808 gene encoding uncharacterized protein LOC133728808, whose product is MASSQVEMASAPFGCVLRDHNRRDRCRESNARATIGALQKNLKSLVRDHLCIAVSSNSGSNDSNSENQARNKEPNKDENSNRNGEREDGSGSVMSPRHARVLDRWAFARQIVTKPIERQRREEAEVVSVPNSAPSSTRTSTSAKEETLARTDSLADLTKKGVGASSLVQIWEKRLHKSESLKTNSNSETSGSDSGVSCPENENENVIVANASPSRVSEAEKAESPGEKAGDTIFSIEKPGDSVLDMEKARESIDESYDAGTVTDIEDSDRIAVNSRNLDSKEKEKVRVVDIIRRLTAQGPSSSLSEENANDHDQQFSSAHGSPCRDIPRELLRDRCSGVDQAEHRGLSHVISSPRIRGRQAFADLLMQMERDRHRELDTLVNRKTVSKFPQRGRTRIQSLLRLRLLQRGVAFAGVDVPPLPPKASRVNKPAQGSSIMHLREKFRTSAEQGSVVQGDAPNPNSPHKEIIKNQCVNVDKSSTSNKPSESTPNREVNVMEQQKASPVLRASEEATQSLHKSSTSNKPSESTSNREVNVMEQQKTFPVLRASEDVCEEATPSLHKSSTSNKPSESTPNREVTVMEQQNASPVLRASEDVCEEATQSLQKSSTSNKPSESTPNREVNVMEQQKTSPVLRASEEAIPSLHKSSTSNKPSESLPNREVNDMEQQKTSPVLRASEDVCEEVTPSLEVCFQETSSVSQSTLPNVSEDLCEVASPSPKVTWQDTSSVARNLGSQETADPTTPINGSNENEIWKGKGSVDRNLDSQETVDSTTSLNGRDGDDEIWKPTSSEARYLDSQQSADTRKPLSGGDGTGNEIWKGTNSEARNLDTHEAADTTSSLNGWNENAIWHGTSLEARNFDSQVDTTTSLVDWDENDDDYQYYGETNYDWISEISRPRSYWEDIRKSWYQEMLNSNSEKGEIHQLLERRTVSNFLSSDFRDRIDRLMVSRIERQTCHSVSQEEEDDESSYDRMNQMVSFLQQRSSASGTEEAEEVQEHVQVQEQNQVQEQVLEHVQVQEQVREHQDHEDEEMTEEEEEQEEAEKVKEHVQVLEQNQVQEQVLEQVQVQEQVQEHQDHEDEGMTEEEEEEENDDNYDDDEESRSLISGQFQEASDYFDRASLQPSPSHFTTWSYQDNEVGDDSDQATSPSPHQRSSFPSYYPNSPQLSPSPSYNANHRQHSPSLSHPSMEMELLYDLRGHMIQLYQEMSELRKEIKSCVDMQMTVQQSMNQDVHSGQVGMKRNSSGLTKKGNCRICNEAKIDSLLYRCGHMCTCLKCAHDLQWNSGKCPICRAPIADVVKAYMDS